The Syntrophorhabdaceae bacterium genome contains the following window.
GGTAAAAAAGGTTGTTCTCGCGTATTCAGGCGGTCTTGACACGTCGGTCATACTGAAGTGGCTCAAAGAACAGTATGGCTGTGAAGTGATCGCATATGCCGCCGATGTCGGGCAGGCAGAGGAACTTGAAGGACTCGAAGAAAAGGCCCTCAAGACCGGCGCTTCGAAGATATATATCGAGGACCTGCGGGAGGAGTTTGCAAGGGATTTTATATTTTTCGCCGTTAAGGCCAATGCCGTGTATGAGGGCGGATACCTTATGGGGACGTCGATCGCCAGGCCGCTCATTGCAAAAAGACAGATCGAGATCGCGAGGACGGAAAATGCCGATGCGGTTTCCCACGGCTCAACAGGGAAGGGCAACGACCAGGTACGGTTTGAACTAACGTACTATGCATTTGAGCCCAACATCAAGATCATTGCTCCCTGGAGGGAATGGAGCTTCGCATCAAGGGAGGAACTCATCGATTACGCGCAGAAACACGGGATCGATGTACCTGTAAGCAAGGCGAAGCCTTACAGCATGGACAGGAATCTCATGCATATCAGTTACGAAGGCGGGATCCTCGAGGATCCCTGGATGGAACCCAATGAAGATATGTTTTTGACCACTGTTTCACCTGAAAAGGCGCCGGACAGGCCACGCTACATCGAGATCGATTTCCAGGACGGGATCCCCGTAAAGATAGATGGAAAGGCAATGTCACCTTTTGAGATCGTTGCCTTTTTGAATAAAGCAGGCGGTGAAAACGGCGTGGGGAGGTTCGATATCGTTGAAAACCGCTTTGTCGGCATGAAATCGAGAGGGGTCTATGAGACGCCGGGATGCACGATACTCCATACCGCGCACAGGGCAATGGAGTCGATCACGATGGACAGGGAGGTTATGCATATACGGGATAGTCTCATCCCGAAGATCTCCGAGCTTATC
Protein-coding sequences here:
- a CDS encoding argininosuccinate synthase — translated: VKKVVLAYSGGLDTSVILKWLKEQYGCEVIAYAADVGQAEELEGLEEKALKTGASKIYIEDLREEFARDFIFFAVKANAVYEGGYLMGTSIARPLIAKRQIEIARTENADAVSHGSTGKGNDQVRFELTYYAFEPNIKIIAPWREWSFASREELIDYAQKHGIDVPVSKAKPYSMDRNLMHISYEGGILEDPWMEPNEDMFLTTVSPEKAPDRPRYIEIDFQDGIPVKIDGKAMSPFEIVAFLNKAGGENGVGRFDIVENRFVGMKSRGVYETPGCTILHTAHRAMESITMDREVMHIRDSLIPKISELIYYGFWYSPEMNALRAFIDETQKNVTGTVRIKLYKGSCTAAGRRSDRSLYMKDFATFDKDAVYDQQDAGGFIRLNALRLRIRAMLNKQ